One Calditrichota bacterium genomic region harbors:
- a CDS encoding DUF1343 domain-containing protein: RGNRSAGAYVESYVDSLTGITVYSLYGKTRKPTPAMLDSVDVLLFDIQDIGARFYTYISTMGLAMQAAAENHIPFIVLDRPNPITGDIVEGPILNPELKSFVGMYPIPIRHGLTIGELARMINGEGWLENGARADLTVIPMKNWRRSMWFDQTGLKWIKTSPNMPDLETAILYPGMCLIEGTSVSEGRGTRTPFKVVGAPWINGDSLKQAIDSFHPLGLMVKATEFIPQSIPEMAPHPKYEGEMCRGLELKLANRNIFRSVSFGVTLLSALHRLYPDQLVFKKGFDLLAGTERLREQIQNNVPPKKIVASWSKKLSEFKITREKYLLY; encoded by the coding sequence CGCGGGAATCGCTCCGCCGGTGCTTACGTGGAATCCTACGTGGATTCCCTGACCGGAATTACGGTTTACAGCCTTTACGGGAAAACCCGCAAGCCCACACCGGCCATGCTGGACAGTGTGGACGTGCTGCTTTTCGACATTCAGGACATCGGTGCCCGGTTTTACACGTACATCAGCACCATGGGGCTGGCCATGCAGGCCGCCGCCGAAAATCACATTCCGTTTATTGTGTTGGATCGTCCCAATCCCATCACGGGCGATATTGTGGAGGGTCCCATTCTCAATCCTGAGCTGAAATCCTTTGTGGGGATGTACCCGATTCCCATTCGGCACGGTTTAACCATCGGGGAATTGGCACGCATGATTAACGGTGAGGGATGGCTGGAAAACGGGGCTCGTGCCGATCTGACGGTGATCCCGATGAAAAATTGGCGTCGCTCCATGTGGTTCGATCAAACCGGCCTGAAATGGATTAAAACCTCCCCCAATATGCCCGATTTGGAAACCGCTATCCTTTATCCCGGGATGTGTTTAATTGAAGGCACCTCTGTTTCTGAGGGCAGGGGAACCCGCACGCCATTCAAAGTTGTGGGTGCTCCGTGGATAAATGGCGATTCTTTGAAGCAGGCTATCGATTCCTTTCATCCTTTGGGGTTGATGGTAAAGGCAACGGAATTCATTCCACAATCCATTCCGGAAATGGCTCCTCATCCGAAATACGAAGGTGAAATGTGTCGGGGATTAGAGCTGAAACTGGCCAACAGAAACATTTTTCGTTCGGTCTCTTTTGGGGTCACTCTTTTAAGTGCCCTTCACCGCCTGTATCCGGATCAGCTTGTTTTCAAAAAGGGATTTGATCTGCTTGCCGGAACCGAGAGGCTGCGGGAACAGATTCAGAACAATGTACCGCCCAAAAAGATTGTGGCGAGCTGGAGCAAGAAGCTTTCGGAGTTTAAAATTACACGGGAGAAATATCTTTTG
- a CDS encoding DUF1343 domain-containing protein — protein sequence MNKILSKTLILFLLSFPFFLNCTENRAPVIPGLDVLLTEHLDLIRGKRVGIITNATAITRHGTS from the coding sequence ATGAATAAAATTCTTTCGAAGACCTTGATTCTATTTTTGTTGTCGTTTCCATTCTTTTTAAATTGCACCGAAAACCGCGCCCCCGTTATTCCCGGCCTGGATGTTTTATTAACCGAGCATCTGGATTTAATTCGTGGAAAACGCGTGGGAATTATCACGAACGCCACCGCCATTACCCGTCACGGAACCTCGAT